One genomic segment of Gemmatimonadota bacterium includes these proteins:
- the glgC gene encoding glucose-1-phosphate adenylyltransferase, which produces MSDKVTYSTPISRSTMAYVLAGGRGSRLMELTDRRAKPAVYFGGKSRIIDFSLSNALNSGIRRLAVATQYKAHSLIRHMQRGWNFLRTERNESFDILPASQRVSEDKWYMGTADAVFQNIDIIDGYGPEYLLILAGDHVYKMDYERMLVQHVNSGADVTVGCVEVPLEDAKGFGIMHVGADGRILDFFEKPPQPPEMPDKPGWALASMGIYVFKRTFLNEQLRRDAADPDSSRDFGKDIIPFLVKHGKAVAHRFTESCVRGRAENEVYWRDVGTIDAYWEANIDLTDVVPQLDIFDKEWPIWTYGEITPPAKFVHDLDGRRGEAISALVSGGCIVSGAVVRRSLLFTGVQVHSFANVENGVILPYVDIARGARLKNVVVDHGVRIPEGLIVGEDPVLDAARFRRSAGGVCLITQPMIDQLGA; this is translated from the coding sequence ATGTCCGACAAGGTGACCTACTCCACGCCGATCTCCCGCTCCACCATGGCCTACGTCCTCGCCGGCGGGCGGGGCTCGCGCCTCATGGAGCTCACCGACCGGCGCGCCAAGCCGGCGGTCTACTTCGGCGGCAAGTCGCGCATCATCGACTTCTCGCTCTCCAACGCGCTCAACTCCGGCATCCGCCGCCTCGCGGTGGCGACGCAGTACAAGGCGCATTCGCTCATCCGCCACATGCAGCGCGGCTGGAACTTCCTGCGCACGGAGCGCAACGAGAGCTTCGACATCCTGCCGGCCTCGCAGCGCGTGAGCGAGGACAAGTGGTACATGGGCACCGCCGACGCCGTCTTCCAGAACATCGACATCATCGACGGCTACGGCCCCGAGTACCTCCTCATCCTCGCCGGCGACCACGTCTACAAGATGGACTACGAGCGGATGCTCGTGCAGCACGTGAACTCCGGCGCGGACGTCACCGTCGGGTGCGTCGAGGTGCCGCTCGAGGACGCCAAGGGCTTCGGCATCATGCACGTCGGCGCCGACGGGCGGATCCTCGACTTCTTCGAGAAGCCGCCGCAGCCGCCCGAGATGCCCGACAAGCCGGGCTGGGCGCTCGCGAGCATGGGCATCTACGTCTTCAAGCGCACCTTCCTCAACGAGCAGCTCCGGCGCGACGCCGCCGACCCGGACTCATCGCGCGACTTCGGCAAGGACATCATCCCCTTCCTCGTGAAGCACGGGAAGGCCGTCGCGCACCGCTTCACCGAGAGCTGCGTGCGCGGCCGCGCCGAGAACGAGGTCTACTGGCGCGACGTCGGCACCATCGACGCGTACTGGGAGGCCAACATCGACCTCACCGACGTCGTCCCGCAGCTCGACATCTTCGACAAGGAATGGCCGATCTGGACCTACGGCGAGATCACGCCCCCCGCCAAGTTCGTCCACGACCTCGACGGCCGGCGCGGCGAGGCCATCTCCGCGCTCGTCTCGGGCGGCTGCATCGTCTCCGGCGCCGTCGTCCGCCGCTCGCTCCTCTTCACCGGCGTGCAGGTGCATTCGTTCGCCAACGTCGAGAACGGCGTGATCCTGCCCTACGTCGACATCGCGCGCGGCGCGCGCCTCAAGAACGTGGTCGTGGACCATGGCGTGCGCATCCCCGAGGGCCTCATCGTCGGCGAGGACCCGGTCCTTGATGCGGCACGGTTCCGACGGTCGGCCGGCGGCGTCTGCCTCATCACGCAACCCATGATCGACCAGCTCGGCGCCTGA
- the glgA gene encoding glycogen synthase GlgA gives MSDRTIRVLSVASEAYPLVKTGGLADVVGALPRALAREDVSVRTLLPGYPAVLAAMGDARVVHEYRDLMGGPARLLAGEGGGLDLLAIEAPHLYRRTGNPYLDAQGRDWSDNALRFGALARVAADIGRGLLPDSVPDVLHAHDWQAALLPAYLAYEDGPRPATVLTIHNLAFQGQFPADLLEPLGLPPRAFHVDGVEYYGGIGYLKAGLALADRITTVSPTYAAEIRTNLGGMGLGGLLQKRGDAVSGILNGIDTDVWDPAHDAHLAAPFDAKRLAARAIDKAALQARLGLDAAPKALLYGVVSRLTGQKGMDLVLQALPTLLAQGAQLAVLGSGEPALEAAVLDAAKAHPGRIAAVMGYDESLAHAIQGGADALLVPSRFEPCGLTQLCALRYGAIPVVARTGGLADTVVDANEMALASKMGTGVMFSPVTVEALAHALERTAAIFAQPTAWRALQKRAMATDVSWARPAKQYAQLYRALLAERDLLQVKAD, from the coding sequence ATGTCCGACCGCACGATCCGCGTCCTCTCCGTCGCGTCGGAGGCCTACCCGCTCGTCAAGACCGGCGGGCTCGCCGACGTCGTCGGTGCGCTCCCGCGGGCGCTCGCGCGCGAGGACGTCTCCGTCCGGACGCTGCTCCCCGGCTATCCGGCCGTGCTCGCCGCGATGGGCGACGCGCGCGTGGTCCACGAGTACCGCGACCTGATGGGCGGCCCCGCGCGGCTCCTCGCCGGCGAGGGGGGCGGCCTCGACCTCCTCGCCATCGAGGCGCCGCACCTCTATCGCCGCACCGGCAATCCGTATCTCGACGCGCAGGGGCGCGACTGGAGCGACAACGCGCTCCGCTTCGGCGCGCTCGCGCGCGTCGCCGCGGACATCGGCCGCGGGCTCCTCCCCGACTCCGTGCCCGACGTCCTGCACGCGCACGACTGGCAGGCCGCGCTCCTGCCCGCCTACCTCGCATACGAGGACGGGCCGCGGCCGGCCACCGTCCTCACGATCCACAACCTCGCCTTCCAGGGCCAGTTCCCCGCCGACCTGCTCGAACCGCTGGGACTCCCGCCACGCGCGTTCCACGTCGATGGCGTCGAGTATTACGGCGGCATCGGCTACCTCAAGGCCGGCCTCGCGCTCGCCGACCGCATCACGACCGTCTCGCCGACCTACGCCGCCGAGATCCGCACCAACCTCGGGGGCATGGGACTGGGCGGCCTGCTGCAGAAACGCGGCGACGCGGTCTCGGGGATCCTCAACGGCATCGACACCGACGTCTGGGATCCGGCGCACGACGCGCATCTCGCGGCCCCGTTCGATGCCAAGCGGCTCGCCGCGCGCGCGATCGACAAGGCCGCCCTGCAGGCGCGGCTCGGGCTCGACGCGGCGCCGAAGGCGCTCCTCTACGGCGTCGTGAGCCGACTCACGGGGCAGAAGGGCATGGACCTCGTCCTGCAGGCCCTCCCGACGCTGCTCGCGCAGGGGGCCCAACTCGCCGTGCTCGGCTCCGGCGAGCCCGCGCTCGAGGCCGCCGTGCTCGACGCGGCGAAGGCGCACCCGGGGCGTATCGCCGCGGTGATGGGCTACGACGAGTCACTGGCGCACGCCATCCAGGGCGGCGCCGACGCGCTGCTCGTGCCGTCGCGCTTCGAACCCTGCGGGCTCACGCAGCTCTGCGCGCTCCGCTACGGCGCGATCCCCGTCGTCGCGCGCACCGGCGGCCTCGCCGACACGGTCGTCGACGCCAACGAGATGGCCCTCGCCTCGAAGATGGGGACCGGTGTGATGTTCTCCCCGGTCACCGTCGAGGCGCTCGCGCACGCGCTCGAGCGGACCGCCGCGATCTTCGCCCAGCCGACGGCGTGGCGCGCGCTGCAGAAGCGCGCGATGGCCACCGACGTGAGCTGGGCGCGCCCAGCCAAGCAGTACGCCCAGCTCTACCGCGCGCTGCTCGCCGAGCGCGACCTCCTCCAGGTCAAGGCCGACTGA
- a CDS encoding alpha-amylase — protein MKTRLFSAFAGRPFGPATGAALLAATLACTPPEDLARTPPTWASGATCYEIFVRSFADSDGDGMGDLKGLTARLDYLNDGDPATRSDLGVRCLWLMPVAEAPSYHGYDPVDHYAVERDYGTTDEFKRFVAEAHRRGMVVLVDMVLNHVSSDYPAFQKALADPAAPERRLFRFQPEKGPLNKWGGDNWHTSPLRDEYYYGFFWKGMPDLNYEDPDALEEMRRVATYWLTEMDVDGFRLDAVKFLVEADGQADDTPGTHQVLRDYQAHLMRTKPGVFTIGEVFDSTAALLTYYGDQLDGYFAFEIGDSILAGVRDGRGTGIVAPAMRLAYSVPAWRWSPFLRNHDQPRTATVLGGDLAKAKVAAVLQFTMPGLPFVYYGEELGMTGDKPDELIRTPMAWTMDAPHAGFTSGTPWQPLAADSLRANVGAQQGDPESLHRLYATLIHARREVRALAEGTLILVESNTPDVVAFIRRAGDEAVLVVANVGVDHLRGLKLSAGAASLPPGANAPLDLLTGPGKARWVSDAASGGPIRATAIPVAADGSFRDYTPMEVMPRQTVFVFRVR, from the coding sequence GTGAAGACTCGCCTTTTCTCCGCGTTCGCCGGCCGGCCGTTCGGCCCCGCGACCGGTGCCGCCCTGTTGGCCGCGACCCTCGCCTGCACGCCGCCCGAGGACCTCGCGCGGACCCCGCCCACGTGGGCGAGCGGGGCCACCTGCTACGAGATCTTCGTCCGGTCGTTCGCCGATTCGGACGGGGACGGGATGGGCGACCTCAAGGGACTGACGGCGCGCCTCGACTACCTGAACGATGGCGACCCCGCCACGCGCAGCGATCTCGGCGTGCGGTGCCTCTGGCTCATGCCGGTCGCCGAAGCCCCGAGCTATCACGGGTACGACCCGGTGGATCACTACGCGGTCGAGCGCGACTACGGGACCACCGACGAGTTCAAGCGATTCGTCGCGGAGGCGCACCGTCGCGGAATGGTCGTGCTCGTGGACATGGTGCTCAATCATGTCTCGAGCGATTACCCGGCGTTCCAGAAGGCCCTCGCCGATCCGGCGGCGCCTGAGCGTCGCCTCTTCCGGTTCCAGCCCGAGAAGGGGCCGCTGAACAAGTGGGGCGGCGACAACTGGCACACGTCGCCCCTCCGCGACGAGTACTACTACGGCTTCTTCTGGAAGGGGATGCCGGACCTGAACTATGAGGACCCTGACGCGCTCGAGGAGATGCGGCGGGTCGCGACATACTGGCTCACGGAGATGGACGTCGATGGATTCCGCCTCGATGCCGTGAAATTCCTCGTCGAGGCTGACGGCCAGGCCGACGACACGCCGGGGACCCACCAGGTGCTGCGGGACTATCAGGCCCACCTGATGCGGACCAAGCCCGGGGTGTTCACCATCGGTGAGGTGTTCGACAGCACCGCGGCGTTGCTCACGTATTACGGCGACCAGCTCGACGGCTACTTCGCGTTCGAGATCGGCGACTCGATCCTGGCCGGCGTGCGCGACGGCCGCGGGACGGGGATCGTCGCGCCGGCGATGCGGCTCGCCTACTCGGTCCCCGCCTGGCGCTGGTCCCCGTTCCTCCGCAACCACGACCAACCGCGCACCGCGACGGTGCTCGGCGGCGACCTCGCGAAGGCGAAGGTCGCGGCGGTGCTGCAGTTCACGATGCCCGGGCTCCCGTTCGTGTACTACGGCGAGGAGCTGGGGATGACCGGCGACAAGCCCGATGAGCTGATCCGCACGCCGATGGCGTGGACGATGGATGCGCCGCACGCGGGCTTCACGAGCGGCACGCCGTGGCAGCCGCTCGCCGCGGATTCGCTGCGCGCCAACGTCGGGGCGCAGCAGGGCGATCCGGAGTCACTGCACCGGCTCTACGCGACGCTCATCCACGCGCGCCGCGAGGTGCGTGCACTCGCCGAGGGCACGCTGATCCTCGTCGAGAGCAACACGCCGGATGTCGTCGCGTTCATCCGTCGTGCCGGGGACGAGGCGGTGCTCGTGGTCGCGAACGTCGGGGTCGATCACCTGCGCGGACTGAAGCTCTCCGCCGGTGCGGCGTCGCTCCCGCCCGGAGCGAATGCGCCGCTCGACCTGCTCACGGGGCCGGGGAAGGCGCGCTGGGTCTCCGACGCCGCGTCGGGCGGCCCCATCCGCGCCACCGCGATCCCGGTGGCGGCGGATGGCTCGTTCCGCGACTACACGCCCATGGAGGTCATGCCGCGGCAGACGGTGTTCGTGTTCCGTGTGCGTTGA
- a CDS encoding glycogen/starch/alpha-glucan phosphorylase, which produces MSSSPSAPSASMPAPAGPDAVAAFRATVVNKLLYSVGKDTAHARDRDWYVATALATRDQVTGHWMEATRRTYREGPKRVYYFSLEFLIGRQLMDALGNLGLTEVARQALKELGVDLDKLRTLEPDPGLGNGGLGRLAACFMESMATLQVPAYGYGIRYDHGIFRQQLRDGWQIELPEEWLSAGFPWEFERPEVAYPIGFGGHVDVVDGPDGKPRSVWHPAESVKAVAYDTPITGWRGVHVNTLRLWSARAMDPIDLADFNRGDHVGALADRVRLEAISRVLYPSDDTPAGHELRLRQEIFFASASLQDLLRRHLRQYGELTSLPDHAAIQLNDTHPVIAIPELMRLLVDVHGMAWDAAWEITRSVFNYTNHTLLPEALEKWSVSLMEGLLPRHMQIIYLINAEHLDALRARGGAEPRQLATVSLIEENGARAVRMGNLAFLAAHKVNGVSALHTELMRQTVFKDFHALYPTRIVNKTNGITFRRWLFEANPGLTALISDTIGPAFKDDLERLRDLEPFADDPDFRARYAAVRRANKVALGRIVTDTLGTRLDPDALFDVHIKRIHEYKRQLLNILETIAIYNAMRARPQDDWVPRVRILAGKAAAGYHTAKLIIKLANDVAKVINRDPVIRDRLKVVFLPNYNVSLAESIIPAADLSEQISTAGMEASGTGNMKLALNGALTIGTLDGANIEISEQVGRDNVFIFGLLAAEVAERRQQGLDMTQTIAASPALRQVLDELAQGVFSPDDRGRYRQLVENLRHFDHFMVCADFDAFHGAQYEVGKQWRQPDLWWRKAVLNTARMAWFSSDRTIREYASEIWNAEPRR; this is translated from the coding sequence ATGTCCTCGAGTCCCAGCGCTCCCTCCGCATCGATGCCTGCCCCGGCAGGCCCGGACGCCGTCGCCGCCTTCCGCGCGACCGTCGTGAACAAGCTGCTCTACTCCGTCGGCAAGGACACCGCGCACGCGCGCGACCGCGACTGGTACGTCGCCACCGCGCTCGCGACGCGCGACCAGGTCACGGGCCACTGGATGGAGGCGACCCGCCGGACCTATCGCGAGGGGCCGAAGCGCGTCTACTACTTCTCCCTCGAGTTCCTCATCGGGCGGCAGTTGATGGACGCCCTGGGCAACCTCGGGCTCACCGAGGTCGCGCGTCAGGCGCTCAAGGAGCTTGGCGTCGATCTCGACAAGCTCCGCACCCTCGAGCCCGATCCGGGCCTGGGCAATGGTGGCCTCGGCCGTCTCGCGGCGTGCTTCATGGAGAGCATGGCGACGTTGCAGGTGCCGGCCTATGGCTACGGCATCCGCTACGACCACGGGATCTTCCGGCAGCAGCTGCGCGACGGGTGGCAGATCGAGCTCCCCGAGGAGTGGCTCTCCGCCGGTTTCCCGTGGGAGTTCGAGCGCCCCGAGGTCGCATACCCGATCGGCTTCGGCGGCCATGTGGACGTCGTCGACGGGCCTGATGGCAAGCCGCGGTCGGTCTGGCATCCCGCCGAGTCGGTGAAGGCGGTCGCGTACGACACGCCGATCACCGGCTGGCGCGGCGTGCACGTGAACACGCTGCGGCTCTGGTCGGCGCGGGCGATGGACCCCATCGATCTCGCGGACTTCAATCGCGGCGACCACGTCGGCGCACTCGCCGATCGCGTGCGCCTCGAGGCGATCTCGCGCGTGCTCTATCCGAGCGACGACACGCCGGCGGGGCACGAGCTCCGCCTCCGGCAGGAGATCTTCTTCGCGAGCGCCTCGCTGCAGGACCTGCTCCGCCGGCATCTCCGCCAGTACGGCGAACTCACGTCGCTGCCGGACCACGCGGCGATCCAGCTGAATGACACGCACCCGGTCATCGCGATCCCCGAGCTCATGCGGCTCCTCGTGGACGTGCACGGGATGGCCTGGGACGCCGCGTGGGAGATCACGCGGTCGGTGTTCAACTACACCAACCATACGCTGCTCCCCGAGGCGCTCGAGAAGTGGTCGGTCTCGCTCATGGAGGGGCTGCTGCCCCGCCACATGCAGATCATCTACCTGATCAACGCCGAGCACCTCGACGCGCTGCGCGCGCGCGGCGGGGCCGAGCCGCGCCAGCTGGCGACGGTCTCGCTCATCGAGGAGAACGGCGCGCGGGCCGTGCGCATGGGGAACCTCGCGTTCCTGGCGGCACACAAGGTGAACGGCGTCTCGGCGCTGCACACCGAGCTGATGCGCCAGACGGTCTTCAAGGACTTCCACGCGCTCTACCCGACGCGGATCGTCAACAAGACCAACGGCATCACCTTCCGCCGCTGGCTCTTCGAGGCGAACCCCGGCCTCACGGCGCTCATCTCCGACACGATCGGACCGGCGTTCAAGGATGACCTGGAGCGGCTCCGCGACCTCGAGCCGTTCGCCGACGACCCCGACTTCCGCGCCCGGTACGCCGCCGTGCGCCGCGCCAACAAGGTCGCGCTCGGGCGGATCGTGACCGACACGCTCGGGACGCGCCTCGATCCGGACGCGCTCTTCGACGTCCACATCAAGCGCATCCACGAGTACAAGCGGCAGCTGCTCAACATCCTCGAGACGATCGCGATCTACAACGCGATGCGGGCGCGACCGCAGGATGACTGGGTGCCGCGCGTGCGGATCCTCGCCGGCAAGGCCGCGGCGGGCTATCACACGGCGAAGCTCATCATCAAGCTCGCGAATGACGTGGCGAAGGTCATCAACCGCGACCCCGTGATCCGTGACCGCCTCAAGGTGGTCTTCCTCCCGAACTACAACGTGAGCCTCGCCGAGTCGATCATCCCGGCGGCGGACCTCTCGGAGCAGATCTCCACCGCGGGGATGGAGGCGTCGGGCACCGGGAACATGAAGCTCGCGCTCAACGGCGCGCTCACCATCGGCACGCTCGACGGCGCGAACATCGAGATCAGCGAGCAGGTGGGGCGCGACAACGTCTTCATCTTCGGGCTGCTCGCCGCCGAAGTGGCCGAGCGCCGGCAGCAGGGTCTCGACATGACGCAGACCATCGCCGCGTCGCCCGCGCTGCGGCAGGTGCTCGACGAGCTCGCCCAAGGCGTGTTCTCGCCCGACGACCGGGGCCGGTACCGTCAGTTGGTCGAGAACCTGCGGCACTTCGACCACTTCATGGTCTGCGCCGACTTCGACGCGTTCCACGGCGCGCAGTACGAGGTCGGGAAGCAGTGGCGGCAGCCGGACCTCTGGTGGCGCAAGGCGGTCCTCAACACCGCGCGCATGGCCTGGTTCTCGTCGGACCGCACCATCCGCGAGTACGCGTCCGAGATCTGGAATGCCGAGCCGCGGCGATAA
- the glgB gene encoding 1,4-alpha-glucan branching protein GlgB codes for MPSRGDKPAAPKKKKAVARKAPAKPTLAPEVVDALVAGTHGDPFGVLGIHKVGRGHVVRAFIPGAESVEAIDAAEQVISRLERRHDDGLFEGRIKGRLRYWLRAHRGDDHWIIDDPYAFGPVLGPMDDWLLGEGTHAHLYERLGAHLVTHEGAVGVHFAVWAPNARRVSVVGDFNEWDGRRHVMRLRHGTGVWEIFVPGLAEGTLYKYELTANDGSLLPLKADPVGFAAELRPSTASRVFDTSRLCWTDHEWMARRADGDRRRAPMSIYEVHLGSWRRGDGERWLTYDELADQLVPYVKEMGFTHVELMPVNEHPFDGSWGYQPVGLFAPTSRFGDPAAFARFVDRCHVEGIGVIIDWVPAHFPSDAHGLARFDGTALYEHEDPRLGFHPDWNTLIYNFGRREVVNFLVANALFWLDVYHIDGLRVDAVASMLYLDYSRKAGEWIPNRFGGRENLEAVEFLKRMNETVYARFPGAFTVAEESTAWPGVSQPTFNGGLGFGFKWNMGWMHDTLQYMAEDPVHRRWHHDKMTFGLVYAFTENFILPLSHDEVVHGKRSLLDKMPGDGWQKFAQLRAYLAFMWAHPGKKLVFMGDEFGQGKEWDHEHSLDWHLLDVAWHRGVQALVKDCNALLRAEPALHARDCEGEGFQWITVDDRDNSVLAWVRYGGEGTRPVVAVVNMTPVPRPAYAIGVPCAGRWREALNTDSALYGGSNVGNGGSVHARQEASHGLPCSATVALPPLATVWLVHEG; via the coding sequence ATGCCGAGCCGCGGCGATAAGCCGGCCGCGCCGAAGAAGAAGAAGGCCGTCGCCAGGAAGGCGCCGGCGAAGCCCACGCTCGCGCCCGAGGTCGTGGACGCGCTCGTGGCGGGGACGCACGGCGATCCGTTCGGCGTCCTCGGCATCCACAAGGTCGGACGCGGCCATGTCGTCCGCGCGTTCATCCCCGGTGCGGAGTCGGTCGAGGCGATCGACGCGGCCGAGCAGGTCATCTCGCGCCTCGAGCGGCGACACGATGACGGCCTCTTCGAGGGGCGCATCAAGGGCCGGCTGCGCTACTGGCTGCGCGCGCATCGCGGCGACGACCACTGGATCATCGACGACCCTTACGCGTTCGGCCCCGTCCTCGGCCCCATGGACGACTGGCTCCTCGGCGAGGGGACCCACGCCCATCTCTACGAGCGGCTCGGGGCGCACCTCGTCACGCACGAGGGCGCGGTCGGCGTGCATTTCGCCGTCTGGGCGCCCAACGCGCGGCGCGTGAGCGTCGTCGGCGACTTCAACGAGTGGGACGGCCGGCGGCACGTCATGCGCCTGCGGCACGGCACCGGCGTCTGGGAGATCTTCGTCCCCGGCCTCGCCGAGGGCACGCTCTACAAGTACGAACTGACGGCGAACGACGGGTCGCTCCTGCCGCTCAAGGCGGACCCCGTGGGATTCGCGGCGGAGCTGCGGCCGAGCACGGCCTCGCGCGTCTTCGACACCTCGCGGCTGTGCTGGACCGACCACGAGTGGATGGCGCGGCGTGCCGACGGCGACCGGCGACGCGCGCCGATGAGCATCTACGAGGTGCACCTCGGGTCCTGGCGCCGCGGGGACGGCGAGCGCTGGCTCACCTACGACGAGCTCGCCGACCAGCTGGTGCCCTACGTGAAGGAGATGGGCTTCACGCACGTCGAGCTGATGCCCGTCAACGAGCACCCGTTCGACGGCTCGTGGGGCTACCAGCCCGTGGGGCTCTTCGCGCCGACGTCGCGGTTCGGCGACCCGGCGGCCTTCGCCCGCTTCGTCGACCGCTGTCACGTCGAGGGGATCGGCGTCATCATCGACTGGGTGCCGGCGCACTTCCCCAGCGATGCCCACGGCCTCGCGCGCTTCGACGGCACCGCGCTCTACGAGCACGAGGACCCGCGGCTCGGGTTCCATCCCGACTGGAACACCCTCATCTACAACTTCGGGCGCCGCGAGGTGGTGAACTTCCTCGTCGCGAACGCGCTCTTCTGGCTCGACGTCTACCACATCGACGGCCTCCGCGTGGACGCGGTCGCGTCGATGCTCTACCTCGACTATTCGCGGAAGGCGGGCGAGTGGATCCCCAACCGCTTCGGCGGGCGGGAGAACCTCGAGGCGGTGGAGTTCCTCAAGCGCATGAACGAGACGGTGTACGCCCGCTTCCCCGGCGCCTTCACCGTGGCCGAGGAGAGCACCGCCTGGCCGGGCGTCTCGCAGCCGACCTTCAACGGCGGGCTCGGCTTCGGCTTCAAGTGGAACATGGGGTGGATGCACGACACCCTGCAGTACATGGCCGAGGACCCGGTGCATCGCCGGTGGCACCACGACAAGATGACCTTCGGGCTGGTCTACGCCTTCACCGAGAACTTCATCCTGCCGCTCTCGCACGACGAGGTGGTGCACGGCAAGCGGTCGTTGCTCGACAAGATGCCCGGGGACGGCTGGCAGAAGTTCGCGCAGCTGCGCGCGTACCTCGCCTTCATGTGGGCGCATCCCGGCAAGAAGCTGGTCTTCATGGGCGACGAGTTCGGCCAGGGGAAGGAGTGGGACCACGAGCACTCGCTCGACTGGCACCTGCTCGACGTCGCCTGGCATCGCGGCGTGCAGGCGCTCGTGAAGGACTGCAATGCCCTGCTCCGCGCGGAACCGGCGCTGCATGCGCGCGACTGCGAGGGGGAGGGATTCCAGTGGATCACCGTCGACGACCGTGACAACTCGGTCCTCGCGTGGGTCCGCTACGGCGGCGAGGGCACGCGGCCGGTCGTCGCGGTGGTCAACATGACGCCGGTGCCGCGGCCGGCGTACGCGATCGGCGTGCCGTGCGCGGGACGCTGGCGCGAAGCGCTCAACACCGACTCCGCGCTCTACGGCGGGTCGAACGTCGGGAACGGCGGGAGCGTCCATGCGCGGCAGGAGGCGAGCCACGGCCTCCCCTGCTCCGCGACGGTCGCGCTCCCGCCGTTGGCGACGGTCTGGCTGGTCCACGAAGGCTGA
- a CDS encoding TonB family protein — MIATWMIAATLFGVGSAVAATALDRALRLIGRQARIVWLIALAATLGWPLLAPLLFRPVKSAAAVRMAGGGLPDAAAAGIPTLAAAPSLTVTARALLERFDRPLAVLWGAATLLLLLRAGLSMRALRRLAALAEPRRIDGQSVLVSSAAGPAAFGILAPHIVLPRWSLDLEPEMREMVLRHEREHLAASDPAVFTLAWLVAALMPWNPALWHIARRLRVATELDCDHRVLQQGTDAQRYARLLLLISQRQTPAAFAAPMAGSPSTLHERISAMHATRPAQAPLRVATLVAVALVAGMIAASPALASELAVAARFLPKAPVAPQTPGPGSARPAKPTRVSEPNRVRELPLVVVSPDRSVEVPFQQPPRRAVADTTKRPAARRDSARVAADSIAKRAGYVDFKVDTQVVFAPGGSPSPSYPDILRSAGVSGEVVMQIVIDTSGLPLPTTLKVVRKSHDLFDASVRAVVPQMRFVAATVGEQKVRQLIQLIYRFEFAGASPSPVPLISPNLRSFIITVTAPPR; from the coding sequence ATGATCGCCACGTGGATGATCGCGGCGACCCTCTTCGGTGTGGGCTCCGCCGTCGCGGCGACGGCCCTGGATCGAGCATTGCGGTTGATCGGCCGTCAGGCACGCATCGTTTGGCTCATCGCACTCGCTGCGACACTCGGCTGGCCGCTGCTCGCGCCCCTCCTCTTCCGCCCGGTCAAGTCCGCCGCGGCGGTGCGCATGGCGGGCGGAGGCTTGCCGGACGCTGCCGCCGCGGGGATCCCGACGCTGGCGGCGGCACCGAGTCTCACGGTGACGGCGCGCGCACTGCTCGAACGCTTCGACCGCCCGCTCGCGGTGCTCTGGGGCGCGGCCACGCTGCTCCTGCTCCTGCGTGCAGGCCTCTCCATGCGCGCCTTGCGCCGGCTCGCCGCGCTGGCCGAACCACGCCGCATCGATGGACAGTCCGTTCTCGTGTCGTCCGCAGCGGGCCCCGCGGCGTTCGGCATCCTCGCGCCGCACATCGTGCTACCCCGCTGGTCGCTCGACCTCGAGCCCGAGATGCGGGAGATGGTGCTCCGCCATGAACGGGAGCACCTCGCGGCGTCCGATCCGGCAGTGTTTACGCTCGCCTGGCTCGTCGCAGCGCTGATGCCGTGGAATCCCGCGCTCTGGCACATCGCGCGACGGCTCCGCGTCGCGACCGAGCTCGACTGCGACCATCGAGTGCTGCAGCAGGGCACGGATGCGCAGCGCTACGCCAGACTCCTGCTCCTCATCTCCCAGCGCCAGACGCCGGCGGCGTTCGCCGCGCCGATGGCCGGGTCGCCATCAACGCTTCACGAGAGGATCTCCGCCATGCACGCCACACGTCCCGCTCAAGCGCCTCTTCGCGTCGCTACGCTCGTCGCCGTCGCCCTCGTCGCCGGGATGATCGCAGCGTCCCCTGCACTGGCGAGCGAACTCGCCGTCGCCGCGCGCTTCCTCCCGAAGGCTCCGGTCGCGCCGCAGACGCCCGGGCCGGGATCAGCACGCCCCGCAAAGCCGACTCGCGTGAGCGAACCGAACAGGGTCCGTGAACTGCCGCTGGTGGTGGTGAGCCCCGACCGCTCGGTCGAGGTGCCGTTCCAGCAGCCGCCACGGCGGGCGGTGGCGGACACGACCAAGCGGCCCGCGGCGCGGCGCGACAGCGCGCGGGTCGCCGCGGACTCCATCGCGAAGCGAGCCGGCTACGTCGACTTCAAGGTGGACACGCAGGTGGTGTTCGCGCCGGGCGGGTCGCCTTCGCCGAGCTACCCTGACATCCTGCGCTCGGCAGGTGTCTCGGGCGAGGTCGTGATGCAGATCGTCATCGACACGAGTGGTCTGCCGCTCCCGACGACGCTCAAGGTGGTGCGTAAGTCGCACGATCTGTTCGACGCGAGCGTGCGTGCCGTCGTCCCTCAGATGAGGTTCGTGGCGGCCACCGTCGGTGAGCAGAAGGTGCGGCAGCTCATCCAGCTCATCTATCGGTTCGAGTTCGCGGGTGCATCGCCTTCGCCAGTACCGCTCATCTCGCCGAACCTGCGCAGCTTCATCATCACGGTAACGGCGCCACCGCGATGA